A single genomic interval of Croceibacter atlanticus HTCC2559 harbors:
- a CDS encoding alpha-ketoglutarate-dependent dioxygenase AlkB family protein, translated as MNLFPQSNEFIKLPLKNANVLYLEQFYNSETSNFLFNTLRKEIQWQQDNIKLFGKTYKQPRLTALYAENEKPYSYSNITMYPESFFKELEQVKSDIEEKIAHKFTTCLANLYRTGNDSNGWHSDNEKELGHNPVIASLSLGATRSFQLKHKTDSSQRFNIELPSGSLLIMKGTTQEFWKHQIPKTKKHVGERINLTFRTIL; from the coding sequence TTGAATTTATTCCCACAATCAAATGAATTTATAAAACTCCCTTTAAAGAATGCTAATGTTCTTTATTTGGAACAGTTTTACAATTCAGAAACTTCAAATTTTCTTTTCAATACATTGAGAAAAGAGATACAATGGCAACAGGATAATATAAAACTGTTTGGAAAAACATACAAGCAGCCAAGGCTAACAGCTTTATATGCTGAAAATGAAAAGCCATATTCCTACTCAAATATTACGATGTACCCTGAATCATTTTTTAAAGAGCTAGAACAGGTTAAAAGTGATATTGAAGAAAAGATAGCCCATAAATTTACAACCTGTTTAGCAAATCTTTATAGAACTGGAAATGATAGTAATGGTTGGCATTCTGACAATGAAAAGGAACTTGGCCATAATCCTGTAATTGCTTCCTTAAGCTTAGGTGCAACCAGAAGCTTTCAGCTTAAACATAAAACCGATTCATCACAACGGTTTAATATTGAATTGCCATCCGGAAGCCTCCTAATTATGAAAGGCACAACACAAGAGTTCTGGAAACATCAAATTCCTAAAACCAAAAAACACGTAGGAGAACGTATTAACTTAACCTTTCGGACAATTCTCTAA
- a CDS encoding glutamine synthetase III family protein, whose translation MATLRFQALKETLNRPVVEIDESIRRSELFGKNVFNEASMRQYLTKDSFKSVTDAILTGSKISREVADHISTGMKEWAISKGATHYTHWFQPLTGGTAEKHDAFFETIGDGLAIEKFGGGQLVQQEPDASSFPNGGIRNTFEARGYTAWDPTSPAFVFGTTLCIPTVFVSYTGEALDNKTPLLRALQAVDSAATDVAKYFDKKVSKVNATLGWEQEYFLIDSALAASRPDLSVAGRTLLGHASAKGQQLDDHYFGSIPTRVLNYMRDLETQCMLLGIPVKTRHNEVAPNQFELAPIFEEANLAVDHNSLIMDVMRKVAERHKFVVLFHEKPFAGINGSGKHNNWSLSTDTGVNLLSPGSTPMKNLQFLTFFVNTIKAVCDNEELLRATIASASNDHRLGANEAPPAIISAFIGSQLTAVLDELEKVTDGKLSPQEKTDLKLNVVGKIPEILLDNTDRNRTSPFAFTGNKFEFRAVGSTANCAVPMTALNAMVAKQLNEFKVEVDALIKDKKMKKDDAIFNVLREYIKQSKKIRFEGDGYGEAWEKEAKKRGLSNNKTTPEALKANLDKKFIKLYEDLNIMNKVEIEARHEIQVEEYGMRIQIEGRLLGDIARNHVIPTAIRYQNLLIENVTGLKQIYGDDFKKHSEEQMNLIEVISDHIKQINKGITEMIEERKKANKKDAEKRAEAYCNKVKPYFDVIRYHCDKLELLVDDELWPLTKYRELLFTK comes from the coding sequence ATGGCAACGCTTAGATTTCAAGCTTTAAAAGAAACATTAAACAGACCAGTTGTAGAAATAGACGAATCAATTCGTCGTTCAGAACTTTTTGGGAAAAACGTATTTAATGAGGCGTCTATGCGCCAATACTTAACAAAAGATTCTTTTAAAAGTGTAACAGATGCAATTTTAACAGGATCTAAAATTTCTCGTGAAGTTGCAGACCATATTTCAACAGGAATGAAAGAATGGGCAATCTCTAAAGGAGCAACGCATTACACACACTGGTTTCAACCATTAACTGGTGGTACTGCAGAAAAGCACGATGCCTTTTTTGAAACTATTGGAGATGGTTTAGCTATCGAAAAATTTGGTGGCGGCCAATTAGTACAGCAAGAACCAGATGCCTCTTCTTTTCCTAACGGAGGTATTAGAAATACATTTGAAGCTCGTGGTTACACAGCTTGGGACCCTACATCTCCAGCATTTGTATTTGGTACAACTTTATGCATTCCTACAGTATTTGTTTCTTATACTGGAGAAGCTTTAGACAACAAAACACCTTTACTACGTGCTTTACAAGCAGTAGACTCTGCAGCTACAGACGTTGCTAAATATTTTGACAAGAAAGTATCTAAAGTTAATGCAACATTAGGTTGGGAACAAGAGTACTTTTTAATTGATAGTGCGCTTGCTGCTTCAAGACCAGATTTATCTGTAGCTGGACGCACTTTATTAGGACACGCTTCTGCAAAAGGACAACAGTTAGATGACCACTACTTTGGCTCTATACCAACACGTGTACTTAATTATATGAGAGATTTGGAAACGCAATGTATGCTTTTGGGTATTCCTGTAAAAACTCGACATAATGAAGTAGCACCAAACCAATTTGAGCTTGCCCCTATTTTTGAGGAAGCAAACTTGGCAGTAGACCATAACTCACTAATAATGGATGTGATGCGTAAAGTTGCAGAACGTCATAAGTTTGTAGTGCTTTTTCACGAAAAGCCATTTGCAGGAATTAATGGTTCTGGAAAACATAACAACTGGAGTTTAAGTACAGATACAGGTGTAAACTTACTAAGTCCTGGTTCTACGCCAATGAAGAACTTACAGTTCTTAACTTTCTTTGTAAACACAATTAAAGCAGTTTGCGATAATGAGGAGTTATTAAGAGCTACTATAGCTAGTGCAAGTAATGATCACCGTTTAGGAGCTAATGAAGCGCCACCTGCAATTATTTCTGCATTTATAGGTTCTCAATTAACAGCTGTTTTAGATGAATTAGAAAAAGTTACAGATGGTAAACTTTCTCCACAAGAAAAAACAGACCTTAAACTTAATGTTGTTGGTAAGATTCCTGAAATCTTATTAGACAATACAGACCGTAACAGGACATCTCCATTTGCATTTACAGGAAATAAATTTGAGTTCCGTGCTGTAGGTTCAACAGCTAACTGTGCTGTACCAATGACTGCTCTTAATGCCATGGTTGCAAAGCAACTTAATGAATTTAAAGTAGAGGTTGATGCATTGATTAAGGACAAGAAAATGAAGAAAGATGATGCTATCTTCAATGTTCTTAGAGAATACATTAAGCAATCTAAAAAGATTCGTTTTGAAGGTGATGGTTATGGTGAAGCTTGGGAAAAAGAAGCTAAAAAGCGTGGTTTAAGTAACAATAAGACTACTCCAGAAGCACTTAAAGCTAACCTAGACAAGAAATTCATAAAGCTTTATGAAGACCTTAATATTATGAATAAGGTTGAGATTGAAGCTCGTCATGAAATACAGGTTGAGGAATATGGTATGCGTATTCAGATTGAAGGTCGTCTTTTAGGAGATATTGCCCGCAATCATGTAATACCAACTGCTATACGTTACCAAAACTTGCTTATTGAAAATGTAACAGGATTAAAGCAGATTTATGGTGACGATTTCAAGAAACATTCTGAAGAGCAAATGAATTTAATTGAAGTGATTTCAGATCACATCAAACAAATTAACAAGGGCATTACAGAAATGATTGAAGAGCGCAAGAAAGCAAATAAGAAAGACGCCGAAAAGCGTGCTGAAGCATACTGTAATAAAGTAAAGCCTTATTTTGATGTAATAAGATACCACTGTGACAAGCTAGAACTATTAGTAGATGATGAGCTTTGGCCATTAACTAAATACCGCGAACTACTGTTTACTAAATAA
- a CDS encoding DUF4369 domain-containing protein, which produces MKYLVVILMCFAVVACSTKESNLVITGKVEGLKKGKLYLQKIEDTLLVNIDSVIVDGDANFEFEALVKSPQIHYLYLDKLDNSEFDDRIRFFAEEGEMTINTTLKNFEEAKIEGSENQVKLEYFNAMIKRFNKENLALVKEDFEAQKANDQDKLLELEKRFDRNLKRRYLYTVNYALNQKDFEVAPYLMVSEVFDANIKYLDTVYNNLAPKVKKSFYGEELKSLIKERKTLE; this is translated from the coding sequence ATGAAATATTTAGTAGTAATTTTAATGTGTTTTGCTGTTGTAGCCTGTTCAACAAAAGAATCTAACCTAGTAATTACCGGTAAAGTAGAAGGCCTTAAAAAAGGAAAGCTGTATTTACAGAAAATAGAAGATACGCTTTTAGTAAATATAGATTCTGTAATTGTTGATGGTGATGCTAATTTTGAATTTGAAGCATTAGTTAAAAGTCCACAAATACACTACTTATACTTAGATAAGTTAGACAACAGTGAGTTTGATGATAGAATTAGATTTTTTGCTGAAGAAGGCGAAATGACTATTAATACAACACTCAAAAATTTTGAAGAAGCTAAAATTGAAGGTTCAGAGAATCAAGTAAAGCTTGAATATTTTAATGCTATGATTAAGCGTTTTAATAAAGAGAACCTAGCCTTGGTAAAAGAAGATTTTGAAGCTCAGAAAGCTAATGATCAAGATAAATTATTAGAATTAGAAAAGCGCTTTGACCGTAATTTAAAACGTAGATATCTTTATACCGTAAACTATGCTTTAAATCAAAAAGATTTTGAGGTAGCACCTTATCTAATGGTTTCTGAAGTTTTTGATGCTAATATTAAATACTTAGATACTGTATATAACAACTTAGCGCCTAAGGTTAAAAAGTCATTTTATGGCGAAGAGCTTAAAAGCTTAATAAAAGAACGCAAAACATTAGAATAA
- a CDS encoding S1/P1 nuclease, whose amino-acid sequence MKYLLILSLIVLTSFSASSNNMPSEALEIKNDWGKTGHRAVGEIASKHLNRKARKAIKDILDGTSLAEVSIYADEIRSDKKYRAYGPWHYVNVPFDTSYGEAEKNPKGDIIVAINECMTKVQNKTLSKDDRAFYLKLLVHFIGDLHQPLHTGRSEDKGGNDIQVRWFNEGSNLHRVWDSEMIDFYKMSYSELSSNREDLTKTQIKQWQAGTVLDWANESRALVQTVYKTANSGDKLGYEYMYENFPLVRTQLHKSGLRLAKVLNDILG is encoded by the coding sequence ATGAAATACCTACTTATACTCTCTTTAATTGTATTAACCTCATTCTCTGCTTCTTCAAATAATATGCCTTCTGAAGCTTTAGAAATTAAAAATGATTGGGGAAAAACGGGCCATCGTGCTGTGGGCGAAATTGCCTCTAAACATCTTAACAGAAAAGCCAGAAAAGCAATTAAAGATATTTTAGACGGTACCTCTCTTGCTGAAGTTTCTATCTATGCAGATGAAATACGAAGCGACAAAAAATATAGAGCATATGGACCTTGGCATTATGTAAATGTACCTTTTGATACTTCTTATGGTGAAGCGGAAAAAAATCCTAAAGGTGATATAATTGTAGCTATTAACGAGTGTATGACTAAAGTGCAAAACAAAACCTTATCTAAAGATGACCGTGCATTTTACCTGAAACTTTTAGTACATTTTATAGGAGACTTACACCAACCATTACATACTGGGAGATCTGAAGATAAAGGTGGTAATGATATACAAGTGCGCTGGTTTAATGAAGGCTCTAACCTACACCGTGTTTGGGATAGTGAGATGATTGACTTTTATAAAATGAGTTATTCAGAATTATCTTCTAACAGAGAAGACCTTACCAAAACTCAAATTAAACAATGGCAAGCTGGCACTGTATTAGATTGGGCTAATGAGTCTCGTGCATTAGTTCAAACAGTTTACAAAACTGCAAATTCTGGTGATAAGCTTGGTTATGAATATATGTATGAAAACTTCCCATTGGTAAGAACACAACTTCATAAAAGCGGATTGCGTTTAGCAAAAGTCTTAAACGATATTTTAGGCTAA
- a CDS encoding DUF819 family protein — MENTPFFANDAIVFGLLMVALGAVFYTSSKQSGFWNKFYKVVPALLMCYLIPAIFNSLGIISDEFSNLYYVASRYLLPASLVLMTLSIDLKAVFNLGPKALIMFFTGTVGIIIGGPLAILLISAVSPETVGGAGPDAIWRGLATLAGSWIGGGANQAAMLEIFKYNPEKYGGMVFVDIVVANLWMAIVLMGIGKTERIDRWLKADSSAITELKEKVIAYSEKVTRNPSLSDLMIMLAIAFGATGIAHWGSEIIAGFLASNFEVFNDKTSALSSFTSTFFWMITIATTIGVLLSFTKAKQYEGAGASKIGSVFIYILVATIGMKMDLTMIFDNPGLIAIGLVWMAIHAGLLIVVAKLIRAPYFFLAVGSQANVGGAASAPVVAAAFHPSLATVGVLLAVLGYVVGTWGALFCARLMEIAS; from the coding sequence ATGGAAAACACACCTTTCTTTGCAAATGATGCTATTGTCTTCGGGTTGTTAATGGTAGCCTTAGGAGCTGTATTTTATACATCATCTAAACAAAGTGGTTTTTGGAATAAATTTTACAAAGTAGTTCCTGCATTATTAATGTGCTACTTAATTCCTGCCATCTTTAATTCTTTAGGGATTATAAGCGATGAGTTTTCTAACCTTTATTATGTAGCAAGTAGGTATTTACTGCCAGCTTCATTGGTGTTAATGACACTAAGTATAGATTTAAAAGCTGTTTTCAACTTAGGCCCTAAGGCGTTAATTATGTTTTTTACAGGAACTGTAGGAATAATAATTGGAGGTCCTTTAGCAATCTTACTAATCTCTGCAGTATCTCCAGAAACAGTTGGTGGTGCTGGTCCAGATGCAATATGGCGCGGTCTTGCTACTTTAGCAGGAAGTTGGATTGGTGGTGGTGCCAACCAAGCAGCTATGCTGGAAATTTTTAAATACAACCCAGAGAAGTATGGAGGAATGGTGTTTGTAGATATTGTTGTTGCCAACCTATGGATGGCAATTGTATTAATGGGAATCGGGAAAACAGAACGTATAGACCGTTGGTTAAAGGCAGATTCAAGCGCAATTACAGAGCTTAAGGAAAAAGTAATTGCCTATTCTGAAAAGGTAACGCGAAACCCAAGCCTTTCAGACCTTATGATTATGTTAGCTATAGCATTTGGAGCTACCGGAATAGCACATTGGGGATCAGAAATTATAGCAGGATTCTTAGCTTCAAATTTTGAAGTTTTCAATGATAAGACCTCTGCATTATCTTCATTTACATCTACATTCTTTTGGATGATTACTATAGCCACAACTATTGGTGTACTATTATCATTTACCAAAGCAAAACAATACGAAGGTGCTGGTGCCAGCAAGATAGGTAGTGTATTTATTTATATCTTGGTTGCAACTATTGGTATGAAAATGGACTTAACAATGATTTTTGATAATCCAGGTTTAATAGCTATTGGTTTAGTCTGGATGGCTATTCACGCTGGTCTTTTAATAGTAGTTGCTAAACTTATTAGAGCACCATATTTCTTTCTTGCAGTAGGTAGTCAGGCCAATGTTGGTGGAGCCGCATCTGCACCTGTAGTTGCAGCTGCTTTTCATCCGTCTTTAGCTACTGTAGGCGTTCTTTTAGCTGTGTTAGGATATGTTGTAGGAACTTGGGGTGCTTTATTTTGTGCAAGATTAATGGAAATAGCTTCATAA
- a CDS encoding alpha/beta hydrolase family protein yields MKCNRLFPVLLVLFCALTVNAQGVFSKEGQQKKADTLQKLKLTPFVHGTLQLPKDGKAEKLIVFIMGSGDVDRDGNQATSRRNTFKKMADQLAKKGIATFRYDKRVIPMLKQNMDYRKISFNDFIKDAKDAIAYFRNEGNYNQIFIAGHSQGSLVGMLAAKDTADGFISIAGPSTTIDEAIVSQLEQQMGMGKEAEYAFNALRKDGKVTDYNKGLASIFNEDLQPFLLSWMPYNPTEEIKKLEMPILIINGTKDLQVTVKDAEVLHDAAPESELKIFENMNHVLVTIEGDDLENAKSYNESWRPLTMGLVETIANFVTKH; encoded by the coding sequence ATGAAATGTAATCGATTATTTCCTGTTTTATTAGTGTTGTTTTGCGCCCTAACAGTCAACGCCCAAGGTGTTTTCTCTAAAGAAGGACAGCAAAAAAAGGCAGATACGCTGCAAAAACTTAAACTAACTCCGTTTGTACACGGCACCTTACAACTCCCTAAAGATGGTAAAGCAGAAAAACTAATTGTTTTTATCATGGGTTCTGGAGATGTAGATAGAGATGGCAACCAGGCAACCTCTAGGCGAAATACATTTAAGAAAATGGCAGACCAATTGGCTAAAAAGGGGATTGCTACATTTAGGTATGATAAACGCGTAATACCAATGTTAAAGCAAAATATGGATTATAGAAAAATCTCCTTTAACGATTTTATTAAAGACGCCAAGGATGCAATCGCTTATTTTAGAAACGAAGGAAATTATAATCAAATATTTATTGCTGGCCATAGTCAAGGCTCACTAGTAGGTATGCTAGCAGCAAAAGACACAGCAGATGGCTTTATCTCGATAGCAGGACCATCTACTACTATAGATGAGGCTATTGTATCTCAATTAGAACAACAAATGGGTATGGGTAAAGAAGCAGAATATGCCTTTAATGCCTTACGAAAAGATGGAAAAGTAACTGATTACAATAAAGGCTTAGCAAGTATTTTTAATGAAGATTTACAGCCATTCCTATTATCCTGGATGCCTTACAATCCTACTGAAGAAATTAAGAAATTAGAGATGCCAATATTAATTATAAATGGCACAAAAGATTTACAAGTTACCGTAAAAGATGCTGAGGTTTTGCATGACGCAGCACCAGAATCTGAACTCAAGATTTTTGAAAACATGAATCACGTTCTTGTCACTATTGAAGGTGATGACCTTGAAAACGCAAAATCCTATAATGAATCTTGGAGACCTCTAACTATGGGATTGGTCGAGACGATTGCTAATTTTGTAACAAAACACTAA
- a CDS encoding M61 family metallopeptidase: MKLLYTAAIAAFLLVGCGTPKAPLSATQKETPKVVLTSVDLINVTDDKVSVVVNPPTITEKEIKFSLPAIVPGTYSRDDYGKYIEAFKALDYSGNELQFTKVDDNTWSILNADKLDKVTYLVNDTFDIESEHDIFSPTGTNIASNNYVLNMNGFIGYFNTLKNLPYEVLIKHPETLYAGTSLNELEIPKTKDSLTAANANYYKVDRYADLIDSPVMYTEHEPVSFTVGETEVLINVFSPNGTYSAEDFKPVISTMVEAQKAYLGDLKTTNKYAILVYLSTVGAEDAQGFGALEHNTSTVVVMPEQYPKQLLDKAMVDIVAHEFFHVVTPLSIHSEEIHFFDFNTPKMSQHLWMYEGVTEYFAQHFQVYEGLVTPEEFYDVIVSKIDNAKRYTGDFSFTEMSKNVLEEPYKDSYANVYEKGALIGMCIDLIMREQSNGEKGLIDLMKTLTKRFGSTSPFSDDTFIETVAALSYPEVGNFLRDHVQNNGAINYTEYFYLVGLEFAETKTNTALLASQDVQYIRGNEEGEIVFVNGELNSTLQDLGVLGGDVLVSYNKKEYNLSTARGLIIATNGLAEGDTVTLTVKRNGETVKLSGKYSTPTYLANKLGESPYATEEQKALRAAWLNK; this comes from the coding sequence ATGAAATTATTGTACACAGCTGCCATTGCAGCATTCTTATTAGTAGGTTGTGGTACACCAAAAGCACCGCTATCTGCTACACAAAAAGAAACACCTAAAGTAGTTCTCACCTCTGTAGATCTTATTAATGTGACAGATGATAAGGTATCTGTGGTTGTAAATCCGCCAACTATTACAGAAAAGGAAATAAAGTTTTCTTTGCCAGCCATAGTGCCTGGTACTTATAGTAGAGATGATTATGGTAAGTATATCGAAGCTTTTAAAGCTTTAGATTATAGTGGAAACGAGCTTCAATTTACCAAAGTAGATGATAACACGTGGAGCATTTTAAATGCAGACAAGCTAGATAAAGTAACATATTTGGTTAACGATACTTTTGATATAGAAAGTGAGCACGATATTTTTTCTCCAACGGGAACCAATATAGCTTCAAATAACTATGTTTTAAATATGAATGGTTTTATAGGCTATTTTAACACCTTGAAAAACCTTCCTTATGAAGTTTTAATTAAGCATCCAGAAACATTGTATGCAGGGACATCCTTAAATGAATTAGAAATACCTAAAACTAAAGATAGTCTTACAGCTGCCAACGCAAATTATTATAAAGTAGATCGTTATGCAGATTTAATAGACAGTCCAGTAATGTATACAGAGCATGAACCTGTATCGTTTACTGTTGGAGAAACAGAAGTGTTAATAAATGTTTTCTCACCTAACGGAACCTATTCTGCTGAAGATTTTAAACCTGTAATCTCGACAATGGTTGAAGCTCAAAAAGCTTATCTAGGAGATTTAAAGACAACAAACAAGTATGCAATTTTAGTATACTTATCTACAGTTGGAGCAGAAGATGCTCAAGGTTTTGGTGCATTGGAGCACAACACATCTACGGTAGTTGTTATGCCAGAGCAATATCCTAAACAATTATTAGATAAAGCGATGGTAGATATTGTTGCACACGAGTTTTTTCACGTTGTAACACCATTAAGTATTCATTCTGAAGAAATTCATTTTTTTGATTTCAATACCCCTAAAATGTCTCAGCATTTATGGATGTATGAAGGTGTAACTGAATATTTTGCACAACATTTTCAAGTGTATGAAGGCTTAGTAACTCCAGAAGAGTTTTATGATGTTATAGTATCAAAAATAGATAACGCAAAACGTTATACTGGTGATTTTTCATTTACTGAAATGAGTAAGAATGTTTTAGAAGAGCCTTATAAAGATTCCTATGCAAACGTGTATGAAAAAGGTGCATTAATAGGAATGTGTATCGATTTAATTATGCGTGAGCAGAGTAATGGTGAAAAAGGATTAATAGATCTTATGAAAACACTTACTAAAAGGTTTGGTAGTACAAGTCCTTTTAGTGATGATACGTTTATTGAAACTGTTGCCGCATTGTCTTATCCAGAAGTAGGTAATTTTTTAAGAGATCACGTACAAAATAATGGTGCTATTAATTACACAGAATATTTTTATTTGGTAGGATTAGAGTTTGCTGAAACTAAAACAAATACGGCATTATTAGCAAGTCAAGACGTTCAATACATTAGAGGGAATGAAGAAGGTGAAATTGTATTTGTAAATGGAGAATTAAACAGCACACTGCAAGATTTAGGTGTTTTAGGTGGAGATGTTTTAGTAAGCTATAATAAGAAAGAATACAACCTATCTACAGCTAGAGGATTAATAATTGCTACAAACGGATTAGCAGAAGGAGATACTGTTACTCTAACGGTAAAGCGTAATGGCGAAACAGTAAAATTATCTGGTAAATATAGTACACCTACATATTTAGCTAACAAACTTGGAGAGAGTCCTTATGCTACAGAAGAGCAGAAAGCTTTAAGAGCTGCTTGGTTAAATAAGTAG
- a CDS encoding TIGR03643 family protein codes for MQLTEREKDRIIEMAWEDRTTFDAIEFQFGLSEPEVINFMRKEMKPSSFRMWRKRVQGRATKHEKLRQAKGRRFKCSRQKHISGNKISKR; via the coding sequence ATGCAACTAACTGAAAGAGAAAAAGATCGGATTATAGAAATGGCATGGGAAGACCGCACCACTTTTGATGCTATTGAGTTTCAATTTGGTTTGTCTGAGCCTGAGGTCATTAATTTTATGAGAAAAGAAATGAAGCCTTCTAGTTTTAGAATGTGGCGTAAACGTGTACAAGGACGCGCAACTAAACATGAAAAATTAAGACAAGCAAAAGGACGACGCTTTAAATGTAGCAGGCAAAAGCATATTTCTGGAAACAAGATATCTAAGCGATAG
- a CDS encoding calcium/sodium antiporter gives MSILYLFLGFLFLVVGGEFLVRSSVGLSYKLKLSKMVIGLTVVSFATSAPELIVSLKAALDGFSDISLGNVIGSNIANIGLVLGITAIISPLALDKDFYKFNWPVMMVMSILLYCFLLTNDSISRLEGITFIVALVLYIIVLITRAKKKASPLTDDGLDDGLAKTSNFKIAIWLILGGAALWGGSELLVTGAVDLASMLGISERVIAVTMIAVGTSVPELAASVIAALKKEKAISLGNLIGSNIFNIASVLGITSVIQPIAMKSQEVLTNDMMWLLGFAFILIPLAFIPKTFILGRYKGLILFVGYCIFISLAFID, from the coding sequence ATGAGCATACTTTATTTATTTCTAGGATTTCTTTTTTTAGTTGTTGGTGGAGAATTTTTAGTAAGATCTTCTGTAGGATTATCCTACAAACTCAAGCTTTCTAAAATGGTTATTGGTTTAACTGTTGTTTCTTTTGCAACCTCTGCACCAGAATTAATAGTAAGTTTAAAAGCTGCTTTAGATGGCTTCTCAGATATTTCCTTAGGTAATGTAATAGGTTCCAATATTGCAAATATTGGTTTAGTGTTAGGAATTACAGCTATTATTTCTCCTTTAGCTTTAGATAAAGATTTCTACAAATTTAATTGGCCAGTAATGATGGTCATGTCTATCCTACTTTATTGTTTTCTTCTTACCAACGATTCTATTTCGAGACTAGAAGGAATTACCTTTATTGTAGCTCTTGTCCTATATATAATAGTATTAATTACCAGAGCTAAGAAAAAAGCATCTCCATTAACAGATGATGGTTTAGATGATGGCTTAGCAAAAACCTCAAACTTTAAAATTGCCATTTGGTTAATATTAGGAGGCGCAGCACTTTGGGGCGGCTCAGAATTATTAGTAACAGGCGCTGTAGACCTTGCTTCTATGTTGGGAATAAGTGAACGTGTAATCGCAGTTACAATGATAGCCGTTGGTACAAGTGTCCCAGAATTAGCAGCTTCTGTAATCGCCGCACTTAAAAAGGAAAAAGCAATATCACTAGGAAACTTAATTGGTTCTAACATTTTTAATATAGCATCTGTTTTAGGAATTACTTCTGTAATACAACCAATTGCCATGAAAAGCCAAGAAGTGCTTACCAACGATATGATGTGGCTGTTAGGTTTTGCATTTATTCTTATCCCATTAGCATTTATCCCTAAGACATTTATACTTGGTCGTTATAAGGGGCTTATTCTTTTTGTTGGCTACTGTATTTTTATCAGTTTAGCATTTATAGACTAG
- a CDS encoding DoxX family protein — MSNSWHFYLMAAMYCIAGLMHFIKPRAYMRIMPRYLPNHKILVYLSGLAELGFGIGLLFESTRVISLWGIMAMLTVFFLVHFYMVSNEKAGMGIPKWLLWIRILLQFVLIWWAWFYL; from the coding sequence ATGAGTAACTCTTGGCATTTTTATTTAATGGCTGCAATGTATTGCATTGCTGGTCTTATGCATTTTATTAAACCAAGAGCTTATATGCGCATTATGCCTAGATATTTGCCAAACCACAAAATACTCGTGTATTTAAGTGGTTTGGCAGAACTGGGTTTTGGTATAGGATTGCTGTTTGAAAGCACTCGAGTTATATCACTTTGGGGTATTATGGCTATGCTTACGGTATTTTTCTTAGTACACTTTTATATGGTCTCCAATGAAAAAGCAGGAATGGGCATACCTAAATGGTTACTTTGGATTCGCATACTGCTTCAATTTGTGCTTATTTGGTGGGCTTGGTTTTACTTATAA